A genomic region of Sulfobacillus acidophilus DSM 10332 contains the following coding sequences:
- a CDS encoding flagellar hook-basal body protein (PFAM: Flagella basal body rod protein~TIGRFAM: fagellar hook-basal body proteins~COGs: COG4786 Flagellar basal body rod protein~InterPro IPR020013:IPR001444:IPR010930~KEGG: psb:Psyr_3475 flagellar basal body rod protein FlgG~PFAM: Flagellar basal body rod protein, N-terminal; Protein of unknown function DUF1078, C-terminal~SPTR: Putative uncharacterized protein;~TIGRFAM: Fagellar hook-basal body protein, FlgE/F/G) → MFNVLGISTTGLTTESQVLGAVAANIANADTPGYASRVTTIAGTAPVAERPPGVSLANQVLAAPLSLNEGALLASDTPSFGQGVQPTQIASNVAVQGAGFFMVSTPSGIAYTRAGNFTLDAGGELVLPSGAKLYPPVVIPQGEPFSISGDGVVTVAGAQGPQVVGRIQLADIPNPTGLVALGNNLYGLSVNTGTPVVGAPGQNGLGTLVPSAVNQSGTDLAQNLVNLVQAETVYAMNAKVIAVDQTVNQATTNLQV, encoded by the coding sequence ATGTTCAATGTGTTAGGCATTAGTACCACCGGATTGACGACTGAAAGCCAGGTGTTAGGTGCGGTAGCGGCCAACATTGCCAACGCCGATACCCCCGGGTATGCGAGCCGGGTGACCACGATTGCCGGCACCGCGCCGGTCGCCGAAAGGCCGCCCGGCGTATCGCTGGCGAATCAAGTGCTGGCGGCTCCCCTCAGTTTAAATGAGGGGGCGTTATTGGCTTCGGATACGCCTTCTTTTGGACAGGGCGTGCAACCGACGCAAATCGCCAGCAATGTGGCGGTTCAAGGGGCCGGGTTTTTTATGGTGAGTACGCCCTCCGGCATTGCCTACACCCGAGCCGGGAATTTTACCCTGGACGCCGGCGGTGAACTGGTTCTGCCAAGCGGAGCGAAATTGTACCCCCCGGTTGTGATCCCCCAGGGGGAACCCTTTAGTATCTCGGGCGACGGGGTGGTTACCGTCGCCGGTGCCCAGGGACCCCAAGTCGTGGGACGCATTCAATTAGCCGATATTCCGAATCCGACCGGGTTGGTGGCTCTCGGAAACAATCTCTATGGCCTTTCCGTCAATACCGGGACACCGGTGGTGGGGGCCCCGGGGCAAAATGGGCTCGGGACCTTGGTGCCGTCAGCGGTTAATCAAAGCGGAACGGATTTAGCGCAAAACCTGGTCAATCTGGTACAGGCCGAGACCGTCTACGCGATGAACGCCAAGGTGATCGCCGTAGACCAAACCGTGAACCAAGCGACGACCAACTTGCAGGTTTAG
- a CDS encoding flagellar hook-basal body protein (PFAM: Domain of unknown function (DUF1078); Flagella basal body rod protein~TIGRFAM: fagellar hook-basal body proteins~COGs: COG4786 Flagellar basal body rod protein~InterPro IPR020013:IPR001444~KEGG: ttm:Tthe_2509 flagellar basal-body rod protein FlgF~PFAM: Flagellar basal body rod protein, N-terminal~SPTR: Flagellar basal-body rod protein FlgF;~TIGRFAM: Fagellar hook-basal body protein, FlgE/F/G), translated as MDALYTAAAGMIAQNQQLALVAGNLANANSPGYLAQTGTFIAFPQGTVTRQGVSPGVVGSSSDGVALTSGLNPAASGVNQTNQPTDLAILGPGFFQVKTPAGISYTRDGHFSLDAQGHLVTAAGDWVLADNGQPITLAPGPFTVSPTGVISQNNQVVATLALTGLQPTGMTSLGNNLYRGTPSPFTGSVEQGALNTSNVDLGTAAAQLIEAQTRYQSLAQMVNEESNRLKAAATLGVVG; from the coding sequence ATGGATGCGCTCTATACGGCGGCTGCGGGGATGATTGCCCAAAATCAGCAATTGGCGCTCGTGGCCGGTAATTTGGCCAATGCCAATTCCCCCGGATATCTGGCCCAAACCGGCACGTTCATCGCATTTCCGCAAGGGACGGTGACACGGCAGGGAGTATCTCCGGGAGTGGTCGGCAGCAGTAGCGACGGCGTCGCATTGACGTCGGGGCTGAATCCGGCGGCCAGCGGCGTGAATCAGACCAATCAACCGACCGATTTGGCCATTTTAGGCCCGGGGTTTTTTCAGGTCAAAACCCCGGCGGGCATTTCCTATACCCGTGACGGGCACTTCTCCCTAGATGCTCAGGGGCATTTGGTGACGGCGGCCGGCGATTGGGTATTGGCCGACAACGGGCAACCGATTACCTTGGCCCCCGGCCCCTTTACCGTCAGTCCGACGGGCGTGATTTCCCAGAACAACCAGGTCGTGGCAACATTGGCGCTTACGGGACTTCAGCCAACCGGTATGACCAGTCTGGGCAATAACCTCTATCGCGGGACGCCGAGTCCCTTTACAGGCAGCGTGGAACAAGGGGCGTTAAACACCTCCAACGTCGACTTGGGGACCGCTGCCGCGCAACTCATTGAAGCCCAGACCCGGTATCAATCCCTGGCACAAATGGTCAATGAGGAGAGTAATCGATTGAAGGCCGCCGCGACGCTGGGTGTGGTGGGTTAG
- a CDS encoding Cobyrinic acid ac-diamide synthase (PFAM: CobQ/CobB/MinD/ParA nucleotide binding domain~COGs: COG0455 ATPase involved in chromosome partitioning~InterPro IPR002586~KEGG: tjr:TherJR_1520 cobyrinic acid ac-diamide synthase~PFAM: Cobyrinic acid a,c-diamide synthase~SPTR: Cobyrinic acid ac-diamide synthase): protein MANQGDQLRQWVRSRVEETTREVLQERIEGARVLAVASGKGGVGKTSLTLNLSLALADRGQRVVVLDADLGLANINILLGYEPVYTLWDVVERHIPLRDTVQPGPKGIRIIPGGSGIAELARLDTVEISHIIEGFHELEGECDWLMIDTGAGLSEGVLAFVLAADETLVVTNPEPTALADAYGLIKAVWEQEGRVALKLVMNRVKSLDQGAKLGQRLTDLAQKALGQSVEFLGSIADDANVARAVMRQEPFYLAYPKSEATMAVGDIADRLLHRVPPPRRGGWGAFMKRLMDNWTIPGAINHQG, encoded by the coding sequence ATGGCTAATCAAGGGGATCAATTACGGCAATGGGTTCGTTCGCGCGTGGAAGAAACCACCCGTGAAGTCCTGCAAGAGCGGATAGAAGGGGCCCGGGTGCTGGCGGTGGCATCCGGGAAAGGGGGAGTCGGCAAAACCAGCCTCACCTTAAATCTCAGTTTGGCGTTGGCCGACCGTGGCCAGCGGGTGGTGGTATTGGATGCCGATCTCGGGTTGGCCAATATCAATATTTTATTAGGTTACGAGCCGGTCTATACCTTATGGGATGTGGTTGAGCGCCATATCCCGCTACGAGATACCGTACAGCCGGGACCAAAAGGGATCCGCATTATCCCCGGAGGGTCGGGCATCGCGGAATTGGCACGGCTCGACACCGTCGAAATTTCGCACATTATAGAAGGATTTCATGAGTTAGAGGGCGAATGTGACTGGTTAATGATTGATACTGGAGCAGGACTCTCCGAGGGGGTCTTGGCGTTTGTCTTGGCCGCGGATGAAACGCTGGTAGTCACCAATCCGGAACCGACAGCCTTGGCGGATGCTTACGGGCTGATTAAAGCGGTATGGGAACAAGAAGGCCGCGTGGCCTTGAAACTGGTCATGAACCGGGTCAAAAGCCTTGACCAGGGGGCCAAATTAGGTCAGCGCCTCACCGATTTGGCGCAGAAAGCCCTCGGGCAGTCCGTCGAGTTTTTGGGCAGCATTGCCGATGATGCGAATGTCGCCCGTGCCGTCATGCGGCAAGAGCCGTTTTATCTCGCCTATCCCAAAAGTGAGGCGACCATGGCGGTAGGCGATATTGCGGATCGGCTACTCCATCGGGTGCCGCCGCCACGACGGGGCGGGTGGGGTGCCTTTATGAAACGCTTAATGGATAACTGGACGATTCCCGGCGCGATTAATCATCAAGGTTAG
- a CDS encoding flagellar biosynthetic protein FlhF (PFAM: SRP54-type protein, GTPase domain~COGs: COG1419 Flagellar GTP-binding protein~InterPro IPR020006:IPR003593:IPR000897~KEGG: adg:Adeg_2028 flagellar biosynthetic protein FlhF~PFAM: Signal recognition particle, SRP54 subunit, GTPase~SMART: ATPase, AAA+ type, core~SPTR: Flagellar biosynthetic protein FlhF;~TIGRFAM: Signal-recognition particle (SRP)-type GTPase): MIVKRFSGRSAEEALALAKWELGDDAIILSSGKARDRWWKFWESGFQVLVAADYPRKPATANGAEEAASTRVPVESAAGAGGRDTGVDHKLDDVITLVQKLGQRLDRLAPVMDNPAQQEWEEWFLARGVTPYWARELAQDLLRTAGENGDPLGALGPLINDRLGPPAPIHLTDAARVLFLGPTGSGKTTTIAKLAAYFHLERQKSVLLISNDTFRVAAAEQLKTFAEIIGVPFQVALRPQDIPDLMMRYPADVVLIDTAGHSPQQAMYLAELRSLVDLAKPTDIQLVLPATMHPDLLTDVAARFAEGLPAKLCFTKLDEVRYPGAVLAAALSLGWPLSYFTDGQHVPDDIQVAFADRLAEWLQGGTVHG; encoded by the coding sequence ATGATTGTCAAACGGTTTTCCGGACGAAGTGCCGAAGAGGCGCTGGCCCTGGCCAAGTGGGAATTAGGCGATGACGCCATTATTCTCTCGTCAGGCAAGGCCCGTGATCGGTGGTGGAAATTTTGGGAAAGCGGTTTTCAAGTGTTGGTGGCAGCCGATTATCCCCGTAAACCCGCTACCGCTAACGGGGCGGAAGAAGCCGCATCGACCCGGGTTCCCGTAGAATCGGCCGCGGGGGCCGGCGGGCGCGACACGGGCGTGGATCACAAATTGGACGATGTGATCACGCTCGTACAAAAATTAGGTCAGCGGCTTGACCGGCTGGCCCCGGTGATGGATAACCCCGCTCAACAGGAGTGGGAGGAGTGGTTTTTGGCACGGGGCGTAACTCCCTATTGGGCTCGCGAACTGGCGCAAGATCTTTTGCGAACGGCAGGGGAGAACGGGGATCCTTTGGGCGCTCTCGGACCGTTGATAAACGACCGCCTGGGGCCACCCGCGCCAATCCATTTAACCGATGCGGCCCGAGTGTTGTTCTTAGGGCCCACCGGATCCGGCAAAACCACAACCATTGCAAAATTAGCGGCCTACTTTCATTTGGAGCGCCAGAAATCCGTGCTGCTGATTTCCAATGATACGTTTCGTGTAGCGGCAGCCGAACAGTTGAAAACCTTTGCCGAAATTATTGGGGTTCCTTTTCAGGTGGCGCTTCGGCCGCAGGACATTCCGGACCTGATGATGCGGTACCCCGCCGATGTGGTGTTAATCGACACGGCAGGCCATAGTCCCCAGCAGGCGATGTATTTGGCGGAGCTGCGGTCGTTAGTCGATTTGGCCAAGCCGACCGATATTCAACTGGTATTGCCGGCTACCATGCACCCCGATCTATTGACGGACGTGGCCGCCCGCTTTGCCGAAGGTTTGCCGGCCAAGTTGTGCTTTACCAAATTGGATGAGGTCCGCTATCCGGGAGCCGTGCTCGCCGCCGCGCTGAGCTTGGGATGGCCTCTGTCGTATTTTACCGATGGGCAACATGTGCCCGACGATATTCAAGTAGCGTTTGCGGACCGATTGGCCGAGTGGCTACAGGGAGGTACCGTACATGGCTAA
- a CDS encoding flagellar biosynthesis protein FlhA (PFAM: FHIPEP family~TIGRFAM: flagellar biosynthesis protein FlhA~COGs: COG1298 Flagellar biosynthesis pathway component FlhA~InterPro IPR006301:IPR001712~KEGG: hmo:HM1_2243 flagellar biosynthesis protein FlhA~PFAM: Type III secretion system FHIPEP~SPTR: Flagellar biosynthesis protein flha;~TIGRFAM: Flagellar biosynthesis protein FlhA): MTVSLRTIFREGFVPLAAVVAILMLVIPVPPWILDFFLLVNMALSITVLVSTMFIQEVLDLSVFPSLLLLTTLFRLALEVTATRLILLEGNPGSVIQMFGRLVVGDNVIVGIIIFIILIVIQFMVITRGAERVSEVAARFTLDAMPGKQMAVDAELNAGLIREEEARKRRQDIEREADFYGAMDGASKFVRGDAMAGIIIVIINIVGGLVIGLVERHMGFGPAINTYTILTVGEGLTTQIPALLLSTATGILVTRSGSSGGTLNRDVLSQLTALPRVLYIVAIVLGLLALLGIPPLMPLLLGGAAFYLAWRLEARQKLEKAQAEAQKKQAGAAAGDRPEAALNLIGTDTVELEVGVGLVPLVGGQAGHDLRERIAALRRQITAELGLVIPPVRVRDNLELGLNQYRIRVRGAPVATGEVRPDRFLAMGGGDLGIETAVATQDPVFGLPAWWIREDSRDRAELAGATVIDPGSVMVTHLAETIRRHAHEIIGRQDVKVLIDHVRQTHPVVVQELIPDLLSLGEVQKVLANLLRERVSIRDLPTILEALADRARSTRDPDVLTESARQAIGRHIAAGLMRQGVLHAIVLSPEVEAEIRHSIEQTEQGNYLNLDPVKAQRIFQSVRDSLQKLPPGVPPAIIASPVIRMYFKRLTERMWQDLSVLSYAELANDIAIKTVGVVQL; encoded by the coding sequence ATGACAGTCAGTTTGCGTACAATCTTTCGAGAAGGCTTTGTCCCTTTGGCGGCGGTCGTCGCGATTTTAATGCTGGTGATTCCCGTGCCGCCGTGGATTTTGGACTTCTTTTTACTGGTCAATATGGCGCTGTCGATTACGGTCTTGGTCAGCACGATGTTTATTCAGGAAGTGCTGGACTTATCCGTTTTTCCGTCCCTCCTGCTGTTAACCACCTTGTTCCGTTTGGCTTTGGAGGTGACCGCCACCCGGCTGATTTTGCTGGAAGGCAACCCCGGCTCGGTGATTCAGATGTTTGGCCGGTTGGTGGTCGGCGACAATGTCATCGTGGGCATCATTATTTTCATTATCCTCATTGTCATCCAGTTCATGGTCATTACCCGGGGCGCCGAGCGGGTGTCCGAAGTGGCGGCCCGTTTCACGCTGGATGCCATGCCGGGTAAGCAAATGGCGGTCGATGCGGAACTCAACGCGGGGCTGATTCGGGAGGAAGAGGCGCGTAAACGCCGACAGGATATTGAGCGGGAAGCCGACTTTTATGGCGCGATGGACGGGGCGTCCAAGTTTGTGCGGGGAGACGCCATGGCCGGCATTATCATCGTCATTATCAATATTGTGGGGGGCTTGGTGATCGGCTTGGTCGAGCGCCACATGGGGTTTGGCCCGGCGATTAATACCTACACCATTTTAACGGTTGGTGAAGGACTCACCACACAGATTCCCGCCCTGTTGTTGTCCACCGCTACCGGTATTTTAGTGACCCGTTCGGGGTCGTCAGGCGGTACGCTCAATCGGGATGTGCTCAGTCAGTTAACCGCGTTGCCGCGGGTGTTATATATCGTGGCCATTGTCCTCGGGCTGTTGGCGTTGCTCGGCATTCCTCCGTTGATGCCGCTTCTTTTGGGCGGGGCGGCCTTCTATCTGGCCTGGCGGTTAGAAGCGCGGCAAAAACTCGAAAAGGCCCAAGCCGAGGCCCAAAAGAAACAGGCCGGCGCCGCCGCCGGCGATCGACCGGAAGCCGCTTTAAATCTTATCGGTACCGACACCGTCGAATTGGAGGTCGGGGTAGGCTTGGTCCCCTTGGTCGGTGGGCAGGCGGGCCACGATTTACGGGAACGGATTGCGGCTTTGCGCCGACAGATTACCGCGGAGCTGGGTTTGGTAATTCCCCCGGTTCGGGTGCGGGATAACTTGGAGCTGGGGTTGAATCAATACCGGATTCGGGTACGGGGCGCCCCCGTCGCTACCGGCGAAGTCCGTCCCGATCGCTTTTTAGCGATGGGGGGCGGCGATCTCGGGATTGAAACGGCGGTGGCCACCCAGGACCCCGTATTCGGATTACCGGCCTGGTGGATTCGCGAAGATTCTCGCGACCGGGCCGAATTGGCGGGAGCGACGGTCATCGATCCCGGGTCGGTCATGGTGACTCACCTTGCGGAAACGATTCGTCGCCATGCGCACGAAATTATCGGTCGGCAAGATGTCAAGGTCTTGATTGATCACGTGCGGCAAACCCATCCGGTGGTGGTGCAAGAGCTCATTCCGGATTTATTGAGTTTAGGGGAGGTGCAAAAGGTGCTGGCCAATTTGCTGCGGGAACGGGTATCCATCCGCGATTTGCCGACGATCCTGGAAGCATTGGCCGATCGGGCACGTTCCACGAGAGATCCGGATGTCTTGACCGAATCCGCACGTCAGGCCATCGGCCGACATATTGCGGCGGGGCTCATGCGGCAAGGCGTGCTCCATGCCATTGTACTGTCTCCGGAAGTGGAAGCCGAGATTCGCCATTCCATTGAACAAACCGAACAAGGGAATTACCTCAATTTGGACCCGGTTAAGGCACAAAGGATTTTTCAAAGTGTGCGGGATTCCCTGCAGAAGTTACCGCCGGGGGTTCCGCCGGCTATCATTGCGTCACCCGTGATTCGCATGTACTTCAAGCGTCTCACGGAGCGCATGTGGCAAGACCTGTCGGTCTTGTCCTATGCGGAGCTGGCCAATGATATCGCCATCAAGACGGTGGGGGTCGTGCAATTATGA
- a CDS encoding type III secretion exporter (PFAM: FlhB HrpN YscU SpaS Family~COGs: COG1377 Flagellar biosynthesis pathway component FlhB~InterPro IPR006135~KEGG: sth:STH2988 flagellar biosynthesis protein~PFAM: Type III secretion exporter~SPTR: Flagellar biosynthesis protein) produces the protein MVGVNGVLVPRQRLWLMAERTQAPTPRRRQRAREEGKGWFSPDFQAGLAILLAVALLKWYLPWSGTRLAEAEAQILGLTPGPDFALAWVDAVLTGLKTVVVVLMPMVLPMAGIGLLTGLVQNGFHFAWQRVLPDFSRLNPVTGLTRMFSQQGLWLLVKGLLKMGIIGAVVGVEIANQVSQYAGLVVMPLGQALSESALLLRQVLMRAAIAFFAVGLVDLAYQYWQFQQSLKMSVEEVRDELKESEGDPRLKGQRRAMHRRLIRTGLREVKNAQVVITNPTHYAVALKWDDKTMQAPQVIAKGTDEVALAIREVAYHHFVPVVENPPLARSLFSVPLGEAILPEHYQAVADILAYVIARRGGIRR, from the coding sequence ATGGTCGGTGTCAACGGGGTTTTAGTTCCACGGCAACGGCTCTGGCTAATGGCCGAACGTACGCAAGCCCCTACCCCCCGGCGTCGACAACGGGCCCGGGAAGAGGGCAAGGGCTGGTTTAGCCCGGACTTTCAAGCCGGGCTGGCAATTTTGCTCGCGGTCGCCTTGTTGAAATGGTATCTCCCCTGGAGCGGTACCCGGTTGGCGGAGGCGGAAGCGCAAATCCTTGGATTGACACCCGGTCCCGATTTTGCGCTGGCTTGGGTTGATGCGGTGTTGACCGGATTGAAAACCGTCGTCGTCGTGTTGATGCCGATGGTTTTACCGATGGCCGGTATCGGGCTTTTAACCGGATTGGTGCAAAACGGCTTTCACTTCGCGTGGCAACGCGTATTGCCTGATTTCTCCCGGCTGAACCCGGTGACCGGTCTGACCCGGATGTTTTCCCAGCAAGGTCTTTGGCTTTTGGTCAAGGGTCTTTTAAAGATGGGTATTATCGGGGCCGTGGTGGGCGTTGAAATTGCGAATCAAGTCTCCCAATATGCCGGACTCGTGGTGATGCCGTTAGGGCAAGCCCTGAGCGAATCGGCGCTTTTATTGCGGCAAGTCCTGATGCGGGCGGCGATAGCCTTTTTCGCGGTGGGGTTGGTGGATTTGGCTTACCAATATTGGCAGTTCCAACAGAGTTTAAAGATGTCGGTCGAGGAAGTACGCGACGAGTTGAAGGAATCCGAAGGGGACCCCCGTTTGAAAGGACAACGGCGGGCGATGCATCGTCGGTTGATTCGGACGGGGCTTCGCGAGGTCAAAAATGCGCAAGTGGTGATCACCAACCCGACGCACTATGCGGTGGCGCTCAAGTGGGACGACAAGACCATGCAGGCACCGCAAGTGATTGCGAAGGGGACGGATGAAGTGGCGCTGGCCATTCGGGAAGTGGCTTATCACCATTTCGTACCGGTGGTGGAAAATCCACCGCTGGCGCGCAGCCTTTTTAGCGTCCCGTTGGGGGAAGCCATTTTGCCGGAACATTATCAAGCGGTGGCGGACATTTTGGCGTATGTCATCGCTCGCCGGGGAGGTATCCGGCGATGA
- a CDS encoding type III secretion system inner membrane R protein (PFAM: Bacterial export proteins, family 1~TIGRFAM: flagellar biosynthetic protein FliR~COGs: COG1684 Flagellar biosynthesis pathway component FliR~InterPro IPR002010~KEGG: mta:Moth_0788 flagellar biosynthesis protein FliR~PFAM: Type III secretion system inner membrane R protein~SPTR: Flagellar biosynthetic protein fliR), which translates to MVASVALALQLSGATVVYLLVAARIAGIVVTAPFFGSSYIPVPIRAALVLLLAAVLAPGHSASPAFQQNLLLGLAIIIQFIVGTFMGLILAVFLSVFSMAGQVVTYQLGVGLAVQANPGLLSEGSFLSEWQTLLALFVFVAGGGPELMVIALHASLEALPLTVLVLPTSAFQFVVGLFQTVLAMALLIAAPFVLTGLVVNLSVGVISRAFPQINAFFFALPVNFGLSLLVFVLVLPLLFSVMPTVWQSAWTDVSRLLAIWEGR; encoded by the coding sequence ATGGTGGCTTCGGTGGCTCTCGCGTTGCAATTAAGTGGGGCCACGGTGGTCTATTTGTTGGTAGCGGCCCGAATCGCGGGAATCGTGGTCACGGCACCGTTTTTTGGATCGAGTTATATTCCCGTGCCCATCCGGGCGGCGCTGGTACTCTTGTTGGCCGCGGTGCTGGCCCCGGGTCATTCGGCCAGTCCCGCTTTTCAACAGAACTTGCTGTTGGGGCTTGCAATCATTATTCAGTTTATTGTCGGGACGTTCATGGGATTAATTTTGGCGGTGTTCCTCAGCGTCTTCAGTATGGCTGGTCAGGTGGTGACCTATCAATTGGGCGTCGGCCTTGCGGTTCAAGCTAATCCCGGGCTTCTGAGCGAGGGATCGTTTTTATCCGAATGGCAGACCCTTTTGGCCCTTTTTGTGTTTGTGGCAGGGGGTGGGCCGGAATTGATGGTGATCGCGCTCCACGCCAGCCTGGAAGCCTTGCCGTTGACCGTCCTGGTGTTGCCGACCTCGGCGTTTCAATTCGTCGTCGGGCTTTTTCAAACGGTTTTGGCGATGGCGCTCTTAATCGCCGCTCCCTTCGTATTGACGGGATTGGTGGTCAATTTGTCGGTGGGGGTTATTTCCCGTGCGTTTCCCCAAATCAACGCCTTCTTTTTTGCTTTGCCGGTCAACTTTGGCTTAAGTCTCCTAGTGTTCGTATTGGTGCTGCCTTTATTGTTTTCGGTGATGCCCACCGTTTGGCAATCCGCTTGGACCGATGTGAGCCGCTTGCTGGCTATTTGGGAGGGGCGGTAA
- a CDS encoding export protein FliQ family 3 (PFAM: Bacterial export proteins, family 3~COGs: COG1987 Flagellar biosynthesis pathway component FliQ~InterPro IPR002191~KEGG: nmu:Nmul_A1356 flagellar biosynthesis protein FliQ~PFAM: Bacterial export protein FliQ, family 3~SPTR: Flagellar biosynthetic protein FliQ) has protein sequence MLDQALNLSQSAMVTAGIVLLPLLLASLLVGLLVGIFQATTQIQEMTLSFLPKILVLGLMLYLGGPWFLRILVDFMHNTLASFWQVAHLP, from the coding sequence ATGCTGGATCAGGCGTTGAACCTCAGCCAATCGGCCATGGTCACGGCGGGAATTGTCTTGTTGCCGCTTCTGTTGGCGTCCTTGTTGGTGGGGCTTTTGGTCGGCATTTTTCAGGCCACGACCCAAATCCAAGAAATGACCCTATCGTTTCTGCCGAAAATTTTGGTGCTGGGGCTCATGCTCTATTTGGGCGGGCCCTGGTTTCTTCGGATTTTGGTGGACTTTATGCACAATACGTTAGCCTCGTTCTGGCAAGTCGCCCATTTACCGTAA
- a CDS encoding flagellar biosynthetic protein FliP (PFAM: FliP family~TIGRFAM: flagellar biosynthetic protein FliP~COGs: COG1338 Flagellar biosynthesis pathway component FliP~InterPro IPR005837:IPR005838~KEGG: slp:Slip_0969 flagellar biosynthetic protein FliP~PFAM: Type III secretion system inner membrane P protein~SPTR: Flagellar biosynthetic protein FliP;~TIGRFAM: Flagellar transport protein FliP) has protein sequence MSRRGLWGLLGVALVGIPWWAGGVAYAQSGLPTISINPGQTASPSQTLSILALLTLMAFIPGLLLTMTAFTRVITVLSFTRSALGLQQTPPNQVLVGLALFLTFFIMQPTLTAINHQALHPYLTGHLTLVEAGRRALGPLRQFMYHETRPSDLALFLQLDHVHAPRTLAGVPTAALIPAFIISELKTAFEIGVYIFIPFVMIDLVVSTVLMSMGMMMVPPTLISLPLKLLLFVLANGWSLVVQSLVMSFH, from the coding sequence ATGAGCCGACGCGGACTCTGGGGGCTTTTGGGGGTCGCGCTCGTCGGGATCCCCTGGTGGGCAGGGGGTGTGGCTTACGCGCAATCCGGATTGCCGACCATCAGCATTAATCCGGGGCAAACCGCCAGTCCGAGTCAAACGCTGAGTATTTTGGCGTTACTGACCTTAATGGCGTTTATCCCGGGGCTTTTGCTGACGATGACCGCCTTTACCCGGGTCATTACGGTTTTGTCTTTTACCCGGAGTGCGCTCGGGTTGCAACAAACGCCGCCCAATCAGGTCTTGGTGGGCCTCGCCTTATTTCTGACCTTTTTCATCATGCAACCGACGTTAACGGCCATTAACCATCAAGCGCTCCATCCCTACCTGACGGGGCACTTGACCTTGGTGGAAGCGGGGCGGCGGGCGTTGGGACCTCTCCGGCAGTTTATGTATCATGAAACGCGCCCGAGTGATCTGGCTCTTTTTTTGCAGCTGGATCACGTCCATGCTCCCAGGACTTTGGCGGGGGTGCCGACCGCCGCGTTAATCCCGGCTTTCATCATTTCGGAATTGAAAACCGCATTTGAGATTGGGGTTTATATCTTTATTCCGTTCGTCATGATTGATCTGGTCGTCTCGACCGTCTTAATGTCGATGGGCATGATGATGGTTCCGCCTACCCTGATTTCTCTGCCTCTAAAGCTACTGCTGTTTGTGTTGGCCAACGGGTGGAGTTTAGTGGTTCAATCGCTGGTTATGTCGTTTCACTGA